One part of the Dermacentor silvarum isolate Dsil-2018 chromosome 6, BIME_Dsil_1.4, whole genome shotgun sequence genome encodes these proteins:
- the LOC119456504 gene encoding cell cycle checkpoint control protein RAD9A has translation MKYTIPGPNVKLFGRAVQTLTKIGDEVYVIADDRTLSLKAFSASRSSYMCFSFEQSFFGTSEFRSEGYRGKLSARSSLLAFRSVQSLDRTVEECVVELTGDQALIALRYRRGLTKRFWLPLVEYEELQFSFRADSYARSVCGQAKLLSDVLGNFPINVPEVTLRLSPDRLDVFTHLEGADTQRSVRTSVSVQAAELDDLQCSGDVTELTVCLRGLRAALGYYEGLTVRLQLDEPGMPLVGRLDGVPGLEAIYVAATLAGGGRPLASSAAPPLHERRPPRQGTDTSKRHRAFLLGLTRPPLDEFTSQLPRDEQVLAEESDEEEEG, from the coding sequence ATGAAGTACACCATTCCGGGACCAAATGTGAAGTTGTTCGGCCGCGCCGTGCAGACGTTGACCAAGATCGGCGACGAAGTGTATGTGATCGCCGACGACAGGACGCTGTCATTGAAAGCGTTCAGCGCCTCTCGGAGCTCGTATATGTGCTTCAGCTTTGAACAGAGTTTCTTCGGCACCAGCGAATTTAGGAGCGAGGGCTACCGGGGCAAACTGAGCGCGCGCTCAAGCCTACTGGCCTTCCGGTCCGTGCAGTCGCTCGACCGGACAGTAGAAGAATGCGTAGTCGAGTTGACGGGCGATCAGGCATTGATAGCTCTGCGCTATCGGCGCGGTCTTACCAAGCGCTTCTGGCTGCCGCTGGTTGAGTACGAGGAACTGCAGTTCTCGTTCCGCGCCGACTCGTATGCGAGAAGCGTGTGCGGCCAAGCCAAGCTGCTGTCCGACGTGCTGGGCAACTTTCCCATCAACGTGCCTGAAGTGACGCTGAGGCTATCACCTGATCGGCTCGACGTCTTCACGCATTTGGAGGGAGCCGACACGCAGCGTTCTGTTCGCACTAGCGTCAGCGTCCAAGCTGCTGAACTAGACGACTTGCAGTGTAGCGGTGACGTTACCGAACTGACAGTATGCCTACGTGGTCTGCGTGCGGCGCTAGGATATTACGAAGGCCTAACGGTACGGCTGCAACTCGACGAGCCGGGCATGCCTTTGGTGGGACGTCTGGACGGTGTGCCGGGTCTCGAGGCGATTTACGTTGCTGCTACACTGGCCGGCGGTGGCCGGCCTTTGGCAAGTAGCGCTGCGCCGCCGTTGCACGAGCGTAGACCACCGCGACAAGGCACGGACACCAGCAAACGTCACCGGGCGTTCCTGCTGGGGTTGACACGGCCGCCGCTGGATGAGTTCACGTCGCAGTTGCCGCGCGACGAGCAGGTGTTGGCTGAAGAAAGTGACGAGGAAGAAGAAGGCTAA
- the LOC119456505 gene encoding uncharacterized protein LOC119456505, with amino-acid sequence MAKRPLYWVRCCVPGCNKGALQREQGRPLSVFRVPRDAAAREVWERRLELVPGSLRPDSQLCEMHFEPGQICRDYVHVIGGKEVRIPRGRAALLPDTVPLAPSKHCEECPDPKRVQLGDDPNPMDEDVDKLLALRLPSKYWSCLRFHNFEGAVFVTSSFNPATADLVTEKMVVVQWTADEKQEAVVCETLVRGRRLGDVVVGDLCAIQQALCVVDALQLCAGVGSVKYVLEQLGGRLTAHLERSLVVHGDTYFSNACVATVEAVGASCGPCKLARKAVLTKKSALLRKNFLVSYVDSSRDTK; translated from the exons ATGGCCAAGCGGCCCTTATACTGGGTGCGCTGCTGTGTGCCCGGCTGCAACAAAGGAGCATTGCAGAGGGAGCAAGGACGGCCTCTGTCCGTGTTCCGAGTGCCTCGAGATGCTGCGGCCAGGGAGGTGTGGGAGCGGCGGCTCGAACTGGTACCTGGGTCACTGCGGCCTGACAGCCAGCTGTGCGAGATGCACTTTGAGCCCGGCCAGATCTGTCGCGACTACGTGCACGTCATTGGCGGAAAGGAG GTGAGGATCCCACGTGGCAGGGCAGCATTGCTACCTGACACTGTACCACTGGCACCTAGTAAACACTGTGAAGAGTGCCCTGATCCCAAAAGGGTTCAGCTAGGCGATGACCCGAACCCCATGGATGAGGATGTGGACAAGCTTTTAGCCCTTCGCCTGCCCTCCAAATACTGGTCCTGCCTACGCTTCCACAACTTCGAAGGAGCTGTGTTTGTCACATCGTCGTTTAATCCTGCCACAGCTGACTTGGTCACCGAGAAGATGGTGGTTGTGCAGTGGACTGCTGATGAGAAGCAAGAAGCAGTGGTGTGTGAGACGTTGGTACGGGGACGTCGCTTGGGGGACGTGGTTGTGGGTGACCTGTGTGCTATCCAACAGGCACTCTGTGTGGTGGACGCATTGCAGCTCTGTGCAGGCGTGGGTAGCGTCAAGTATGTGCTGGAGCAGTTGGGTGGCCGTCTGACGGCTCACTTGGAGCGCAGTCTAGTGGTACATGGAGACACCTACTTCAGCAATGCCTGTGTGGCCACTGTGGAAGCCGTGG GTGCATCATGTGGTCCTTGCAAGCTGGCCAGGAAGGCTGTTTTGACGAAGAAGTCAGCGCTGCTCAGGAAGAATTTTCTTGTGTCATATGTGGACAGCTCTAGAGACACTAAGTGA